Proteins encoded together in one Lathyrus oleraceus cultivar Zhongwan6 chromosome 5, CAAS_Psat_ZW6_1.0, whole genome shotgun sequence window:
- the LOC127079177 gene encoding uncharacterized protein LOC127079177 encodes MLLTEYDIQYVTQKAIKGSVLSDYLAHQPIKGYQPIKVDFPDEDVMFIRDCNIPGPNEGPKPGAWWTLVFNGSSNVKGLEIGAVITSSTGFHIPFTARLSVDCTNNMEEYEVCVYSIEAPIDLRIKILEVFGDFALVISQVRGDWETRDKKLIPNREHIVKLIPYLDEITFHYIPREENQLVDALATISSLFKVKWKNEAPVACIYHLGEPTYCLAMEAKSDDKSWFYDT; translated from the coding sequence ATGCTATTAACcgagtatgacatccagtatgTAACTCAAAAAGCTATCAAGGGGAGTGTCTTGTCTGACTACCTTGCCCATCAACCTATTAAGGGATACCAACCAATCAAGGTTGACTTTCCTGACGAGGACGTCATGTTCATTAGGGACTGCAACATTCCAGGCCCAAACGAAGGACCCAAACCAGGAGCATGGTGGACGCTCGTGTTCAACGGTTCCTCTAATGTGAAAGGCCTTGAAATAGGAGCAGTAATTACATCTTCAACTGGTTTTCACATTCCATTCACCGCCAGATTATCTGTTGACTGCACAaacaatatggaagaatatgaagtATGTGTCTACAGTATTGAAGCACCCATCGATTTAAGAATCAAGATTCTTGAAGTGTTTGGAGACTTTGCTTTAGTAATCAGTCAAGTCCGAGGAGATTGGGAAACTCGGGATAAGAAGTTGATTCCGAACAGAGAACACATTGTAAAGTTGATTCCTTATTTGGATGAAATCACTTTTCATTATATTCCAAGGGAAGAGAATCAGTTAGTAGATGCTCTAGCCACAATTTCATCCTTGTTTAAAGTCAAGTGGAAGAACGAAGCACCTGTCGCCTGCATTTACCACTTGGGTGAACCAACTTACTGTCTAGCAATGGAGGCCAAATCCGACGATAAGTCTTGGTTCTATGACACTTAG
- the LOC127088236 gene encoding protein CutA, chloroplastic isoform X1 codes for MASSSTSTLNSSTSRTFISTSTLRRRLPIVGAFCMLTFGLTNLYTPFYSSALKTGCVQSLLRSKLGSRFSTKSSNFIRMEGNTSNTTVPSIVVYVTVPNKEAGKKLSESIVKEKLAACVNRVPGIESVYLWEGKIQTDSEELLIIKTRQSLLEALTEHVKANHEYDVPEVISLPITGGNLKYLEWLKESTRD; via the exons ATGGCTTCTTCCTCCACTTCAACACTCAACTCCTCCACTTCCAGAACCTTCATCTCCACCTCCACGCTACGACGTCGTTTACCCATTGTAGGCGCGTTTTGCATGCTCACTTTCGGACTCACCAATCTCTACACGCCCTTTTATTCTTCTGCCCTCAAAACGGGGTGCGTTCAATCTCTTTTACG ATCCAAATTGGGTAGTAGATTTTCGACAAAGAGCAGCAATTTCATCCGAATGGAAGGGAATACTAGTAACACCACTGTTCCAAGCATCGTTGTTTATGTCACCGTTCCCAACAAAGAAGCAG GTAAGAAATTGTCTGAAAGCATTGTCAAAGAGAAACTTGCAGCTTGTGTCAATAGGGTACCGG GTATAGAATCAGTGTATCTGTGGGAGGGAAAG ATCCAAACTGATTCTGAGGAACTTCTTATAATCAAGACCAGGCAATCTCTTTTGGAAGCACTGACTGAGCATGTCAAAGCAAATCATGAATATGA TGTACCAGAGGTGATCTCCTTACCCATCACTGGGGGCAATCTCAAATATTTAGAATGGTTAAAAGAGAGCACAAGAGACTGA
- the LOC127088236 gene encoding protein CutA, chloroplastic isoform X2, whose amino-acid sequence MASSSTSTLNSSTSRTFISTSTLRRRLPIVGAFCMLTFGLTNLYTPFYSSALKTGSKLGSRFSTKSSNFIRMEGNTSNTTVPSIVVYVTVPNKEAGKKLSESIVKEKLAACVNRVPGIESVYLWEGKIQTDSEELLIIKTRQSLLEALTEHVKANHEYDVPEVISLPITGGNLKYLEWLKESTRD is encoded by the exons ATGGCTTCTTCCTCCACTTCAACACTCAACTCCTCCACTTCCAGAACCTTCATCTCCACCTCCACGCTACGACGTCGTTTACCCATTGTAGGCGCGTTTTGCATGCTCACTTTCGGACTCACCAATCTCTACACGCCCTTTTATTCTTCTGCCCTCAAAACGGG ATCCAAATTGGGTAGTAGATTTTCGACAAAGAGCAGCAATTTCATCCGAATGGAAGGGAATACTAGTAACACCACTGTTCCAAGCATCGTTGTTTATGTCACCGTTCCCAACAAAGAAGCAG GTAAGAAATTGTCTGAAAGCATTGTCAAAGAGAAACTTGCAGCTTGTGTCAATAGGGTACCGG GTATAGAATCAGTGTATCTGTGGGAGGGAAAG ATCCAAACTGATTCTGAGGAACTTCTTATAATCAAGACCAGGCAATCTCTTTTGGAAGCACTGACTGAGCATGTCAAAGCAAATCATGAATATGA TGTACCAGAGGTGATCTCCTTACCCATCACTGGGGGCAATCTCAAATATTTAGAATGGTTAAAAGAGAGCACAAGAGACTGA